From Micromonospora echinospora:
CACCGACTTGAAGCTGCCGCCGGCGGCCGGGTCGACGAACGCGCCGTCGACGAAGAGTCCGTACGAGGGCTTGATGTCCACCACCGAGCGGGACTCGGGGGCGGGAGCGTATTCGAACATCGCGTTCAGTCCTGGGTGAAGTAGTCGGGGCCGGCGTAGACGCCGGTCGTCAGCTTGGTGCGCTGCATGAGCAGGTCGTTGAGCAGGCTCGACGCGCCGAACCGGAACCAGTCCGGGCTCAGCCAGTCGGCGCCGACTGTCTCGTTGACCATGACCAGGTACTTGATCGCGTCCTTTGTGGTCTTGATGCCGCCGGCCGGCTTGACGCCGACCTGCCGCCCGGTGGCGGCGCGGAAGTCGCGGACCGCCTCCAGCATCACCAGCGTCACCGGCAGGGTGGCCGCGACCGGGACCTTGCCGGTGGAGGTCTTGATGAAGTCGCCGCCGGCGAGCATGGCGAGCCAGGAGGCGCGCCGCACGTTGTCGTAGGTGGCCAGCTCACCGGTCTCCAGGATCACCTTGAGGTGGGCTGCCGGTCGCCCCTGGCGACCGCCATCAGCAGAGCCGCAGGCCTCTTTGACCGCTTTGATCTCGTCGTAGACCTCGGCGTAGCGCCCGGCCAGGAACGCGCCCCGGTTGATCACCATGTCGATCTCGTCGGCGCCGGCCTCGACGGCGGCCCGGACGTCGGCGAGCTTGATCTCCAGCGGGGCCTGCCCGGACGGGAACGCGGTCGCCACGCTGGCCAGGTGCACACCGCTGCCGCGCAGCACCTCGGCCACGTACGGGACCATCGACGGGTAGACGCAGACGGCGCCGACGTGCGGGCAGCTCGGGTCGGCCGGGTCGGGGCGCAGCGCCTTCGCGGCCAGCGCCCGAACCTTGCCCGGCGTGTCAGCGCCTTCCAGGGTGGTCAGGTCGACCATCCGGATCGCCAGGTCGATCGCCTCGGCCTTCGCCGTGGTCTTGATGGAGCGGGTGCCGAGCTGTGCCGCCCGCTGCTCCGCGCCGACCTGGTCCACGCCGGGCAGGCCGTGCAGGAAGGTCCGCAGAGCGGTCTCGGATCGTCCCAGCTCGGAGAGATCCGACCGGGCCGACGTCGTTGTCGCCGTCATGCCCCGAATAGTACGCACTCGCGAGTCCTGTGATCTTGGTCACGGTGAACGGGTTGCGAGCGTCGTACGTGAGCGGGGTCGCTGGTCGGGCCGCACCCACCGTGCGCCGGGTCGCGGGGCGGTAGGTTGAGCGATCGTGGACGTACACGTCATTGACCATCCGCTCGCCCAGACGCGGCTGACCGCCATGCGGGACGCCCGGACCGACTCGTCGTCGTTCCGGGCGGCACTGCGCGAACTCACCACCATGCTGGTGTACGAGGCCGCGCGCTCCTTCCCGGTCGAGAGGTACTCGATCCAGACCCCGGTCACCGCCACCGAAGGCAGCCGGCTGGCGAATCCGCCGCTGCTGGTGCCGGTGCTGCGGGCCGGTCTCGGCATGGCCGACGCCGCGCTCGGCCTGCTGCCCGAGTCGTCGATGGGCTTCGTCGGCCTGGCCCGCGACGAGGAGACGTACGAGCCCCGCGCGTACATGGAGTCGCTGCCGCGCGACCTCAGCGGCCTGCCGGTGCTGGTGCTCGACCCGATGCTCGCCACCGGCGGATCGCTGGAGCACTGCTGCCGGCTGCTCGCCGACCGCGGCTGCACCGACATCACAGTGCTCTGCGTGCTGGCCGCGCCGGTCGGCATCGAGCGGCTGGAGCGCTCCGGTCTGCCGTTGCGCCTGGTCACCGCCTCGATCGACGAGGGCCTCAACGACCGGATGTTCATCGTCCCCGGCCTCGGTGACGCCGGTGACCGCCAGTTCGGCGGCATGCCCCGCTTCTGAGACCGATCCGGTGCGGAGGGCCGGCCCTCCGCACCGGAACCGGACTGCCCCGGCGAGTTGGTGCGCGGGGGTGCGGGGAGGCGCTAGCGTTCCGGGCCATGACTGGTGTTGCGCTCGCCGAAGAGCTGCTGCTCCTCGCGTACGACGACGAAACCGGCAAGGCCACCATGCCGCGGATCAGCCTTGACCTGGGCATGGCCGCCGCGGTGCTGGTCGAGCTGGCCCTGGCCGGACGGCTCGCGTACGCGGACGGGAACCTGGCGGTGATCGATCCGGCGCCGACCGGTGAGCCGATCGCCGACGCCGTACTCGCCAAGATCGCCGCAGAGACCCCGCACACGACCTCGTCCTGGGTGCAGCGGCTGCGGCACGGACTGCGCGACCGGATCCTCACCGACCTTTGCGGGCGGGGCGTGGTCCGGGACGTGGAGGAGACCGAGCTGGGCTTCATCCACGTGCACCGCTACCCGATGGCGGACCCCTCGGTCGAGGCGGACATCCGGCAGCGCCTGGCCGACGCGCTGACCAGCGGGCAGCTCCCCGACGAGCGGACCGCCGCGCTCGCCACGCTCGTCGCGGTGCTGCGGATGGAGCCGGCGCTCGGGCTCACCGGCCCGGCCGCCGAGGACGCCGGGCGCCGCCTGGAGGAGATCGCCGCGGGCGCCGGATTCTCCGGCACGGTGAGCCTGGACGACAGCGTGGTGCGCCCGTCGATCAGCCTGGTCATCGCCGCGCTGGGCCAGGCCGTCGACGCCGCCCTGGGCAAGCGGTAAGGAAGGGCCCCCTCTTAACGCCTTCGGTAGAGGAAGGGCCCCTTATTAACGCCAGGCGTTAATAAGGGGCCCTTCCTTCCGACGGGGTCAGAGGCCGAGGGCGGCGGCGATCTCGTTGCGCAGCTCGGTGACCGCGGCACGCGCTCGCTGCCGGGCCGCCGGCACGTCGCCGCCGGTCACCGGCTCCACCACCTCCAGGTACGCCTTGAGCTTCGGCTCGGTGCCCGAGGGCCGGATCACCACCCGGGCCGCGCCGGTACGCAGGATCACCACGTCCGCGTCGGGGAGCAGGTCGGACGCCTCGGTCACCGGCTGCCCGAGCAGCGTGGCCGGGGTGGCCGCCCGGATCCGCGCCATCGAGTCGGCGATGACCCGCAGGTCCTCCACCCGGACCGAGAGCTGCTCGGTGTGGTGCACGCCGAACTCGGCGGCCAGCTCGTCCAGCCGGTCGAGGAGCGTACGGCCCTCCGCCTTGAGACCGGCGGCCAGCTCGGCGACGGTGAGCGCGGCGGTGATGCCGTCCTTGTCGCGTACGTGCTCGGGCGCGACGCAGTAGCCGAGCGCCTCCTCGTAGCCGTACGCCAGCGGCTCCCGGCCGCCGCCGGCCCGGACGATCCACTTGAACCCGGTGAGCGTCTCGTCGTAGGGCAGCCCTCGGGCCGCCGCCATGGCCCGCAGCAGCGCCGAGGACACGATCGTGGTGGCGTACAGGCCGGTCACGCCGCGCCGCATCAGATGATCGGCGAGCAGCGCGCCCACCTCGTCGCCGCGCAGCATCCGCCAGGACCCGGCATCGCGTACCGCCACCGCGCAGCGGTCCGCGTCCGGGTCGTTGGCGACGGCGAGGTCCGCGCCGGTGCGGTCGGCGAGCGCGACCAGCAGGTCCACCGCGCCCGGCTCCTCCGGGTTGGGGAAGCTGACGGTCGGGAATGCCGGGTCCGGCTCGGCCTGCTCCGGCACCACGCCCGGCACCCCGAACCCGGCGCGCGCGAACGCGGCGGTCAGCACCGCGCCGCCCACCCCGTGCAGCGGCGTGTACGCCACCTTCAGGTCCCGCGGCCCGGTCGGGTCCACCACGGCGGCGGCCCGTTCCACGTACGCGGTCACCAGGTCGTCGCCGAGCACCTGCCCGGCCGGGCCGAGCGGCACCTCGGCGAGCGGGCCGACGGCCCGGATGGCCGCCTCGATGCCGGCGTCGGCGGGCGGCACGATCTGCGCGCCCGCGCCCAGCTCACCGCCGAGCTGCGCGCCCAGGTAGACCTTGTAGCCGTTGTCCTGGGGCGGGTTGTGGCTGGCGGTCACCATCACCCCGGCGACCGCGCCGAGCTGCCGTACCGCGAACGCCAGCACCGGCGTGGGCAGCGGCCCGGGCAGCAGCAGCGCCGGGCGGCCCGCCCCGGTGGCCACCTGCGCGGTGCGCCCGGCGAACGCACGCGAGCCGCGGCGGGCGTCGTACCCGATCACCAGCGGGCCCTCGCCGCCCTGTGCGGCGAGCCAGCGGACGAGCCCGGCGGCGGCCTGGGTGACCACGGCGAGGTTCATGCCGTTCGGCCCGGCGCGCAGCGGGCCGCGCAGCCCGGCGGTGCCGAACGTCAGCGGGCCGGCGAACCGGTCGGCCAGGTCGGCCGCCGTGCCGGGCAGCCCGTCGAGGACGGCGCGCAGCTCTTCGCGGTCGGCCGGGTCGGGGTCGTCGGCGAGCCAGCGCTCGGCTCGGACGCGAAGGTCGTCAAGGTCAGTGGTTTCCGCCGCCATTGCCTCTTGATAGCACGGCGGCGGATCACCACTGGCCGTCGGCCTCGACTCAGTTCGCCTCGGTGAGCTGGAACGAGCCGACCATCGCGTCGAAGATCGGCTTGCTCTCCGCGAACCGCGCGTCGGTCGAGGAGAGGTAGAACGAGTAGACCTTGCCGTCCTTGACCAAGCCGCGCCAGATGCCGTGACGCATGGACTCACCCTCGCCGCAGGTGTATTCGAGCTGACCCGCGGTCTGCCCGGCGAGCGGCTGCTCGGAGACCGAGATCTCGGTGTAGGGGGCGGGGCAGGACTTGCTCTTGGCGCTGTTCTTGTTCAGGTTCCGCGAGGCGAACTCGGCCCAGCTGATCGAGGTGCCGCCCCACGGCTCGGCGATCACCCGGACCTTGCGGCCCTCGTCGGCCGGGTCGATGTAGTCGACGTAGAGGCCGCCGGTCTGCCGCTGCCAGCCCTTCGGCACCTGGATGGTCACGCCCTTGACGGTCTGCTCCTGCATCTCGGGCGCGGCGGCGGCCGAGTTCGACGGCAGCGTGCCCACGATCGGCGGTGGCGCGTCGTCGCCGCCGCTGGTCAGCGCGATCACGCTCACCAGCAGCACCACTGCGAGGCCAGCGGCGGCGGCGAGCTGGACCTTGCGCGGCCACGCCTTGATCCGGCCGAGGAAGCCCTTGGCCGTGCCGAGCGCGCCGCCGCCACCGGCGGCGGCCGGCGCGGTGGCCGGGGTGGTCCACGGCTGGCCGGTGCCGGGCACCGACCACTGGTTGCCGCCGCCGTACACCGGCTGGGTGGCGTCGGCGGCCCGGCCGTAGACCGGCTGGGTGGTCGGCACCTGCTGGGTGGCGTCCGCCCCGGCGCCCTGGCCGAGCCGGACCGTGGCGTCCGGCGAGATGCGCTGGGTGGCCTCGGGCCCGGACATCGCGCCGGTCGGGGTGTGCAGCGGGCCGGCCAGCGCGTCCGCGCTGGTCTCGTCCAGCGCGGCGTCGCCCGCCGCCGGCTTCTCGCCCGTGGGCCGCTCCCCGCGGCGCAGCGCGGCGAGCCGGTCGGTCAGCGACTCCTCCGCGGCGATCATGGCCCGGCCGCCGATCTGGCCGCTCGGCTTCGGCTCGGCCGCGATGGCGGGCGGCGTGGTCGGGCGCGGCACCGGCACCACCGCGTACGGGTCGGTGACCGAGTTGACGGCGGTGGCGGTGCTGGTCAGTGGCCCGGCGAGCAGTTCGCGCAGGTTGGCGCGGGCCCGATGCACGTCCATCCGGCGGGCCGGGTCCTTCTCCAGCAGCCCCATCAGCACGCCGGTGAGCGGGCCGCTGCGCTGCGGCGTGGCGGGCGGGTCCTCGACCACTGCGTGCATGGTCTCGATCGGGTCGCCCTTGTCGAACGGGGGACGGCCCTCGACGGCTGTGTAGAGCGTCACGCCGAGCGAGAACAGGTCGCTGGGCGGCCCGAACTCCTGGCCCATGGCCCGCTCGGGGGAGATGAAGTGGGGCGAGCCGAGCACCATGCCCGGCGTGGTGAGCTGCACGTCGGTGGGCATCCGGGCGACGCCGAAGTCGGTGAGCACGCAGCGGCCGTCGGAGCAGATCAGCACGTTGGCGGGCTTGACGTCGCGGTGCAGCACGCCGATGGCGTGCGCCACCTCAAGCGCGCCGAGCAGCGCGATCCCGATCTTGGCGACCACGCGCGGCGCTACCGGCCCGTCCTCGATCACCATGTCGGCGAGGCTGCGGGCGTCCAGCAGCTCCATCACGATCCATGGCCGGCCGCCCTCGGTGACCACGTCGTAGACCTGCACCACTGCCGGGTGCTGGATCGCGGCGGCGGCGCGGGCCTCCCGCAGCGTCCGTTCGTAGAGCGCGTCGCGGTCGCTCGGGGCGAGCCCCGGCGGGAGGACGACCTCCTTGACCGCCACGTCGCGGCGCAGCAATGTGTCTGTGGCCCGCCAGACCGTGCCCATGCCTCCGTTGCCCACGGGGGAGCGCAGCGAGTAGCGACCACCGATGGTGGTGCCGGGCGCCGCGCGTCCCGTGGGGGGACTGGCCGGTCCGCCGCTCCACGTCGGAATCTGAGTCACAGAAAAGCCACCGGGGGATATCGAGGGGGCTGGGACACAACCCCTCTATCTTGCTGGTTCCGACGCCCGATGCGAAACCCGACGCGGCGGGCGTTTACCTACTCGACGGTATGTGTCCGGTCGCTCACCTCCGGTGGTTCGCCGTGGCCAGGTGTGCGGTATCCCTCACCCACCAGGCGGTCAGCGCGTCCTACCATCCGGTAATGAGCGATGCGCGGTCAAGCGAGTCGGGTTTCCCGATCCAGGGCCTCTACACGGCGGCAGACCTTCCGGCGGACCTGGAGGCCCGGCTGGGCGAGCCGGGCGAGTTCCCGTACACCCGCGGGGTCTACCCGACGATGTACACCTCCCGGCCCTGGACGATGCGACAGTACGCCGGCTTCGGCACCGCGACCGAGAGCAACGCGCGGTACCACCAGTTGCTGCGCGCCGGGACGATGGGCCTGTCCGTCGCGTTCGACCTGCCCACCCAGATGGGGTACGACTCGGACGACCCGATCGCGCACGGCGAGGTGGGCAAGGTCGGTGTCGCCATCGACTCCATCGAGGACATGCGCACGCTGTTCGGCGGCATCCCGCTGGACAAGGTCTCCACCTCGATGACCATCAACGCGCCCGGCTCGGTGCTGCTGCTGCTCTACCAGCTCGTGGCCGAGGAGAACGGCGTGCCGGGGGCGGCGCTCAACGGCACCATCCAGAACGACATCCTCAAGGAGTACATCGCCCGGGGGACGTACATCTTCCCGCCGAAGCCCTCGCTGCGGCTGGTCGCGGACACCTTCGCCTACTGCCGGGCCGAGGTGCCGAAGTGGAACACCATCTCGATCTCCGGCTACCACATGGCCGAGGCCGGCGCCTCGCCCGCGCAGGAGGTCGCGTTCACGCTCGCCAACGGTGTGGAGTACGTCCGCGCGGCGCTCGCCGCCGGGCTGGCCGTGGACGACTTCGCACCCCGCCTGTCGTTCTTCTTCGTCGCCCGGACCACGCTGCTGGAGGAGGTCGCGAAGTTCCGCGCGGCCCGGCGGATCTGGGCCCGGCTGATGCGCGACGAGTTCGGCGCGAAGAACCCGAAGTCGATGATGCTGCGGTTCCACACCCAGACCGCCGGCGTGCAGCTCACCGCCCAGCAGCCGGAGGTGAACCTGGTCCGGGTGGCGGTGCAGGGCCTCGGCGCGGTGCTCGGCGGCACCCAGTCGCTGCACACCAACAGCTTCGACGAGGCGATCGCGCTGCCCACCGAGAAGGCGGCCCGGCTGGCGCTGCGGACCCAGCAGGTGCTGGCGTACGAGACGGACCTGACCGCCACCGTCGACCCGTTCGCCGGGTCGTACGTGGTGGAGGCGATGACCGCCGAGGTGGAGGCGGCGGCCACCGAGCTGATGGACCGGGTCTTCGACCACGGTTCCGCGGTGGACGCGATCGAGGCCGGTTTCCAGAAGCGGGAGATCGAGCAGTCCGCGTACCGGATCGCCCAGGAGATCGACTCGGGTGAGCGGGTGGTGGTCGGCCTCAACCGGTTCCAGGTCGACGAGGAGGAGCCGTACGAGCCGCTGCGGGTGGACCCGACGATCGAGGCGGCACAGGGGGAGCGGCTGGCCCGGCTGCGCGCCGAGCGGGACTCCGGCGCGGTGGAGCGGGGGCTGGCGGAGCTGCGTGCCGCCGCCGAGGGCGACGCCAACCTGCTCTACCCGATGAAGGAGGCGCTGCGCGCCCGGGCCACCGTCGGCGAGGTCTGCGGCACGCTGCGCGAGGTGTGGGGGATCTACCGGCCGAGCGATCGGTTCTGACGGTTTTTCGACGGCGGTCCCGTCGGCGCACCCAGGTGCACGGCGCGGGCCGCCGTCGTGCGTCCGGTAGCGGTCTGACCTGGGCAGACCGGGCCGGTGAGGCGTACTGTTGGTCCCCTTCCGGGCGACGGCGCCCGGCCGGTCGCGGCGGATGGCCGGGCCGTGGC
This genomic window contains:
- the deoC gene encoding deoxyribose-phosphate aldolase; protein product: MTATTTSARSDLSELGRSETALRTFLHGLPGVDQVGAEQRAAQLGTRSIKTTAKAEAIDLAIRMVDLTTLEGADTPGKVRALAAKALRPDPADPSCPHVGAVCVYPSMVPYVAEVLRGSGVHLASVATAFPSGQAPLEIKLADVRAAVEAGADEIDMVINRGAFLAGRYAEVYDEIKAVKEACGSADGGRQGRPAAHLKVILETGELATYDNVRRASWLAMLAGGDFIKTSTGKVPVAATLPVTLVMLEAVRDFRAATGRQVGVKPAGGIKTTKDAIKYLVMVNETVGADWLSPDWFRFGASSLLNDLLMQRTKLTTGVYAGPDYFTQD
- the upp gene encoding uracil phosphoribosyltransferase, with translation MDVHVIDHPLAQTRLTAMRDARTDSSSFRAALRELTTMLVYEAARSFPVERYSIQTPVTATEGSRLANPPLLVPVLRAGLGMADAALGLLPESSMGFVGLARDEETYEPRAYMESLPRDLSGLPVLVLDPMLATGGSLEHCCRLLADRGCTDITVLCVLAAPVGIERLERSGLPLRLVTASIDEGLNDRMFIVPGLGDAGDRQFGGMPRF
- a CDS encoding GOLPH3/VPS74 family protein, which gives rise to MTGVALAEELLLLAYDDETGKATMPRISLDLGMAAAVLVELALAGRLAYADGNLAVIDPAPTGEPIADAVLAKIAAETPHTTSSWVQRLRHGLRDRILTDLCGRGVVRDVEETELGFIHVHRYPMADPSVEADIRQRLADALTSGQLPDERTAALATLVAVLRMEPALGLTGPAAEDAGRRLEEIAAGAGFSGTVSLDDSVVRPSISLVIAALGQAVDAALGKR
- a CDS encoding phospho-sugar mutase gives rise to the protein MAAETTDLDDLRVRAERWLADDPDPADREELRAVLDGLPGTAADLADRFAGPLTFGTAGLRGPLRAGPNGMNLAVVTQAAAGLVRWLAAQGGEGPLVIGYDARRGSRAFAGRTAQVATGAGRPALLLPGPLPTPVLAFAVRQLGAVAGVMVTASHNPPQDNGYKVYLGAQLGGELGAGAQIVPPADAGIEAAIRAVGPLAEVPLGPAGQVLGDDLVTAYVERAAAVVDPTGPRDLKVAYTPLHGVGGAVLTAAFARAGFGVPGVVPEQAEPDPAFPTVSFPNPEEPGAVDLLVALADRTGADLAVANDPDADRCAVAVRDAGSWRMLRGDEVGALLADHLMRRGVTGLYATTIVSSALLRAMAAARGLPYDETLTGFKWIVRAGGGREPLAYGYEEALGYCVAPEHVRDKDGITAALTVAELAAGLKAEGRTLLDRLDELAAEFGVHHTEQLSVRVEDLRVIADSMARIRAATPATLLGQPVTEASDLLPDADVVILRTGAARVVIRPSGTEPKLKAYLEVVEPVTGGDVPAARQRARAAVTELRNEIAAALGL
- a CDS encoding serine/threonine-protein kinase; its protein translation is MTQIPTWSGGPASPPTGRAAPGTTIGGRYSLRSPVGNGGMGTVWRATDTLLRRDVAVKEVVLPPGLAPSDRDALYERTLREARAAAAIQHPAVVQVYDVVTEGGRPWIVMELLDARSLADMVIEDGPVAPRVVAKIGIALLGALEVAHAIGVLHRDVKPANVLICSDGRCVLTDFGVARMPTDVQLTTPGMVLGSPHFISPERAMGQEFGPPSDLFSLGVTLYTAVEGRPPFDKGDPIETMHAVVEDPPATPQRSGPLTGVLMGLLEKDPARRMDVHRARANLRELLAGPLTSTATAVNSVTDPYAVVPVPRPTTPPAIAAEPKPSGQIGGRAMIAAEESLTDRLAALRRGERPTGEKPAAGDAALDETSADALAGPLHTPTGAMSGPEATQRISPDATVRLGQGAGADATQQVPTTQPVYGRAADATQPVYGGGNQWSVPGTGQPWTTPATAPAAAGGGGALGTAKGFLGRIKAWPRKVQLAAAAGLAVVLLVSVIALTSGGDDAPPPIVGTLPSNSAAAAPEMQEQTVKGVTIQVPKGWQRQTGGLYVDYIDPADEGRKVRVIAEPWGGTSISWAEFASRNLNKNSAKSKSCPAPYTEISVSEQPLAGQTAGQLEYTCGEGESMRHGIWRGLVKDGKVYSFYLSSTDARFAESKPIFDAMVGSFQLTEAN
- a CDS encoding acyl-CoA mutase large subunit family protein produces the protein MSDARSSESGFPIQGLYTAADLPADLEARLGEPGEFPYTRGVYPTMYTSRPWTMRQYAGFGTATESNARYHQLLRAGTMGLSVAFDLPTQMGYDSDDPIAHGEVGKVGVAIDSIEDMRTLFGGIPLDKVSTSMTINAPGSVLLLLYQLVAEENGVPGAALNGTIQNDILKEYIARGTYIFPPKPSLRLVADTFAYCRAEVPKWNTISISGYHMAEAGASPAQEVAFTLANGVEYVRAALAAGLAVDDFAPRLSFFFVARTTLLEEVAKFRAARRIWARLMRDEFGAKNPKSMMLRFHTQTAGVQLTAQQPEVNLVRVAVQGLGAVLGGTQSLHTNSFDEAIALPTEKAARLALRTQQVLAYETDLTATVDPFAGSYVVEAMTAEVEAAATELMDRVFDHGSAVDAIEAGFQKREIEQSAYRIAQEIDSGERVVVGLNRFQVDEEEPYEPLRVDPTIEAAQGERLARLRAERDSGAVERGLAELRAAAEGDANLLYPMKEALRARATVGEVCGTLREVWGIYRPSDRF